A genome region from Polypterus senegalus isolate Bchr_013 chromosome 7, ASM1683550v1, whole genome shotgun sequence includes the following:
- the LOC120532230 gene encoding uncharacterized protein LOC120532230 has translation MPENGYRGSSSSSTDSDREQPGGTKGRKRPSGENLKLLNETSDNLEYSIKPPKIPTQSRSPQIFQAPSPVTQPVNNFDIINSSLQVLNSDDKAVLNSLLLNNTSCEARTSSDPGPLQQPSTLDMIAKSPQPSISGTSRLPLQYLSVDDLTTLNGPVIQPSTSGTSEARLQHSPVDDLTASDNSALHPQTGAGVTNLSGANLSVDVNSPQPSTSHTANPSSPEPAVSSPQPSTSRLNNWSITERPKFNNIEIRHCFNFSEAYKLDSFAKVFNHIHETLQQILDSFASTLNPKDLVQLELKADSLNPSVSSLTTAGALSVEDFFNQIELLLQSRATILADSSLMLIVQVVRAPSGGGAHRRKACTLSNDIIVKKKRKHLWISFNPDDQCCFARGLLAVLNNRFKSNPKLCEHEARQLHVRAGLSLDQKVAFSDVEKFESLLGIKIIVWYQEPNTSALLKFEASQARKPKTVFLFLHNEHYYGILNLKGFLGFDYICDFCYSGYSAPSLRCCKHQCDVCLSPDCRGGDGEAFQCPDCNRFCKSMFCFELHKTRKFDEKTCQSESICDVLKVSVKAESKPDKCLPRYCRVCRVEMKESDENHQCFIQSLPQRPVDEKYVFYDFECRQDGGTRIPNYIHCMHWSGKSWSWAGEDCVAKFFDRYRCPKYQDYTFIAHNSKGYDGCFLMKYLVESGQTPFVTAQGCKLMCFIEEDYDLRFIDSLNFLPMKLSSMPKAMGFQAQKGYFPHFFNTTENQNYIGPYPDPKYYGIQHMLSKEREEFLSWYELIKSKTFNFREEMAYYCRNNVVILRSACMKFREEVLRIGNIDPFQCMTLASLCLSMYRQNCMPNKSIGIIPSDNYKSTHKAYSTASIQWMMFLSEKEKINIRHALNHGEVKMGSFYLDGYAEIQGVPTAFEFAGCFYHGCPKCYDAQAKHPLTGTSYAESFKTLDDKLKKLREKFNLAVRVIWEHEWERMRKDDLELQDFLKRFEFPEPINPRDALNGGRTNAIKLYHKVQGDEQIHYYDFTSLYPYVNKTKTYPIGHPTFVFEEFADLKHYFGLIKITMLAPRKLYFPVLPLRICGKLMFTLCRTCAETQTSTAFAVTMIGSAV, from the coding sequence atgcctgaaaacgggtatcgcggcagcagcagcagcagcaccgaCAGCGACCGTGAACAGCCTGGAGGGActaaaggtaggaaaagaccaTCCGGTGAAAACCTTAAGCTATTAAACGAGACAtctgataaccttgaatattcCATAAAGCCCCCTAAAATTCCCACACAGTCGCGATCTCCTCAAATTTTTCAAGCACCATCCCCAGTTACACAACCGGTCAACAATTTTGACATCATTAACAGTtcgctccaggttctaaattctgatgataAAGCCGTCTTGAACTCTTTGCTATTGAATAATACCTCTTGTGAGGCCAGAACGTCTTCAGATCCCGGTCCTTTACAACAGCCTAGCACCCTAGACATGATTGCAAAATCCCCACAACCTTCTATCTCGGGTACAAGTAGACTTCCACTTCAGTACTTATCTGTTGATGACTTGACTACGTTGAATGGCCCAGTAATACAACCTTCTACCTCAGGTACAAGTGAGGCCCGTCTTCAGCACTCGCCTGTTGATGACTTAACCGCGTCGGATAATTCAGCCTTACATCCTCAGACCGGAGCTGGAGTGACTAATCTGTCTGGGGCAAATTTGAGTGTCGACGTTAACTCTCCACAGCCATCAACCTCGCATACGGCGAATCCTTCATCTCCAGAGCCGGCAGTAAGCTCCCCGCAGCCCTCTACCTCTAGATTAAATAATTGGTCTATAACTgagcgtccaaaatttaacaatatcgagattagacactgtttcaatttttctgaggcctACAAACTCGATTCATTTGCcaaagtttttaatcatatacacgagacccttcagcaaatattagacagttttgcAAGCACTTTGAATCCTAAGGATCTAGTCCAGCTAGAATTAAAGGCTGATTCTCTCAATCCCAGTGTTTCTTCCCTAACCACCGCTGGTGCACTTTCTGTTGAGGACTTTTTTAaccaaattgaattacttctccagagtcgcgctactattttagccgattccagtctGATGCTAATCGTTCAGGTtgtgagggctccatctggtggtggGGCTCATAGGCGTAAAGCTTGTACCCTTTCCAATGATATAATCGTGAAAAAGAAACGGAAGCATCTATGGATCTCCTTCAACCCtgatgatcagtgctgttttgccaggggcttgctggctgtattaaacaATAGGTTCAAAAGCAATCCGAAATTGTGTGAACATGAGGCCCGTCAATTGCACGTCAGGGCCGGATTATCACTGGATCAGAAGGTAGCGTTTTCAGATGTTGAAAAATTTGAGAGTTTATTGGGTATTAAAATTATCGTCTGGTACCAGGAACCGAACACTAGtgctctattaaaatttgaagcgtcCCAGGCCAGAAAACCAAAGACGGTGTTCCTGTTTTTGCACAATgagcattattacggtattttgaatctgAAAGGATTTCTGGGATTTGATTATATCTGCGATTTCTGCTACTCGGGATATTCTGCCCCGTCACTACGCTGCTGCAAACATCAGTGTGACGTCTGTTTATCTCCAGACTGCCGAGGGGGTGACGGTGAGGCTTTTCAGTGTCCCGATTGCAATCGTTTTTGCAAATCAATGTTTTGCTTCGAACTCCACAAAACGCGTAAATTTGATGAAAAGACGTGTCAATCTGAAAGCATCTGCGATGTCCTTAAAGTCAGTGTGAAAGCCGAGTCAAAACCTGACAAGTGTCTCCCCAGATACTGTCGCGTTTGTAGAGTTGAAATGAAAGAGtcggatgaaaatcatcagtgttttattcagaGCTTACCGCAAAGACCGGTCGACGAAAAGTACGTGTTCTATGATTTTGAATGCCGTCAAGATGGCGGGACTCGCATCccaaattacatccactgcatgcattggagtGGTAAATCGTGGAGCTGGGCCGGTGAGGACTGCGTAGCAAAGTTCTTTGACAGATATCGGTGCCCAAAATACCaagattacacgttcatagctcacaattctaagggcTATGACGGCTGTTTCTTAATGAAATATCTCGTGGAGAGCGGTCAAACCCCATTTGTTACAGCTCAGGGATGTAAactaatgtgctttatagaagaagattatgacTTGAGATTCATCGACTCGTTAaacttcttacctatgaaattgagcagtatgcccaaagccaTGGGATTtcaggctcaaaaagggtactttccccatttctttaacaccactgaaaatcaaaattacatcggtCCGTACCCAGATCCTAAATATTATGGCATTCAACACATGTTGAGCAAGGAAAGAGAGGAATTTTTGTCTTGGTACGAATTGATTAAAAGCAAAACCTTCAACTTTAGAGAAGAAATGGCTTACTATTGTAGAAACAACGTTGTTATTTTGAGATCAGCTTGCATGAAATTTAGAGAAGAAGTGCTCAGGATCGGTAATATTGacccttttcagtgtatgaccctagcttctctctgcctgtccatgtacagacaaaattgTATGCCTAATAAATCAATTGGAATAATTCCGAGTGATAATTACAAAAGCacccacaaagcttattctacTGCTTCTATTCAGTGGATGatgtttctttccgagaaggaaaaGATAAACATTCGGCATGCCCTGAATCACGGTGAAGTAAAGATGGGGTCATTTTATCTAGATGGGTACGCCGAAATTCAGGGTGTGCCGACAGCCTTTGAGTTTGCTGGTTGCTTTTATCACGGGTGTCCAAAGTGCTACGATGCGCAAGCCAAACATCCTCTCACGGGTACGTCTTATGCTGAATCGTTTAAAACGCTTGACGACAAACTGAAGAAATTGCGTGAAAAATTTAATCTGGCGGTTAGAGTGATTTGGGAGCACGAGTGGGAGCGCATGAGAAAAGACGACTTGGAGCTTCAGGATTTTTTAAAGCGatttgagtttcctgaacctatcaatcccCGTGATGCCCTCAATGGAGGGCGCACCAAcgctatcaaattatatcataaggttcaaggCGACGAGCAAATTcattattacgattttacaagtctgtacccttatgtcaacaaaacaaagacctacccgatcggccatcCGACCTTTGTTTTTGAGGAGTTTGCTGATCTTAAGCATTACTTCGGGCTCATTAAAATCACTATGCTAGCCCCCCGCAAATtgtattttccggtcctccctttaagaatttgcggTAAATTGATGTTCACTCTGTGCCGtacgtgtgcagaaacccagacaTCAACCGCCTTTGCTGTCACAATGATCGGGAGCGCTgtttaa